The proteins below come from a single Borrelia duttonii Ly genomic window:
- a CDS encoding DUF1322 family protein — MKINKRSDILEEITHSYFKFLENAKKDKYHFPVMMDICSFDEVKTLNYKDLMEVNKISDLKLQMKIYEMSLSRGIL; from the coding sequence ATGAAAATAAACAAAAGAAGTGATATTCTTGAAGAAATAACACACTCATATTTCAAATTCCTTGAAAACGCCAAAAAAGACAAATATCACTTCCCCGTTATGATGGATATTTGTAGCTTTGATGAAGTAAAGACACTCAATTATAAAGACTTGATGGAGGTGAACAAAATATCGGATTTGAAACTTCAAATGAAGATATATGAAATGTCTCTATCTAGAGGAATATTATGA